A genomic stretch from Primulina huaijiensis isolate GDHJ02 chromosome 14, ASM1229523v2, whole genome shotgun sequence includes:
- the LOC140956705 gene encoding uncharacterized protein: MKCKKHPIDPSSDVGVCASCIRERLVAVIAAQVQAQREALFQHGQQGCRKSDAQLPPFVFPRSVSPYVSHRKSDSAATWQIQGHHRRYYSTPQVGPNGFVAMAIDKDKKSSTKGRFSSVLLGLFRSKSDKTGLDWRPGPISDRGVPVDSCADSPSWFSMIVPGRRKKQVRTCSVEEYSSKAGRGMSPSNVEDDEHCRDVSSGYSSESSQGWKQTPRRTPATRRCKGRTASHSRNASGLAFCLSPLVRPSPNRKSSQKVAPPDIMVAGEVRAPQKPHLSAAPSFCKNRSRKLADFGKQSCNPYPIH, encoded by the coding sequence ATGAAGTGCAAGAAACATCCGATTGACCCGAGTAGCGACGTCGGGGTCTGCGCCTCCTGTATCCGGGAACGCCTCGTCGCAGTTATTGCGGCCCAGGTTCAAGCTCAGAGAGAAGCCCTTTTTCAACACGGTCAGCAAGGTTGCCGGAAATCGGATGCCCAACTGCCGCCATTCGTCTTCCCTCGATCAGTTTCTCCTTATGTTTCCCATCGGAAGTCCGATTCTGCAGCCACCTGGCAGATTCAAGGCCACCATCGACGCTACTATAGTACGCCTCAGGTGGGTCCTAATGGGTTTGTAGCGATGGCAATAGATAAGGACAAGAAGAGTAGTACCAAGGGGAGGTTCTCTTCAGTTTTACTCGGGCTTTTCAGATCGAAATCGGACAAAACGGGTTTGGATTGGAGACCGGGCCCGATCTCCGATCGTGGCGTGCCGGTTGATTCGTGTGCGGATTCTCCATCTTGGTTCTCCATGATTGTTCCCGGTCGCCGGAAAAAGCAGGTTCGGACCTGTTCTGTCGAAGAATACTCGAGCAAAGCCGGCCGAGGAATGTCGCCATCCAACGTGGAGGATGACGAGCATTGCCGCGACGTATCTAGCGGATACTCGTCGGAGTCTTCTCAGGGGTGGAAGCAGACACCGAGGAGGACACCAGCTACGCGGCGTTGCAAAGGGAGGACGGCGTCGCACAGCAGGAATGCATCGGGTTTGGCATTTTGCCTAAGCCCCTTGGTTCGGCCCAGCCCAAACCGGAAATCGAGCCAGAAGGTTGCTCCGCCGGATATAATGGTGGCCGGAGAGGTGAGAGCCCCGCAGAAGCCACACCTCTCTGCAGCGCCGTCGTTTTGCAAGAATCGTTCCCGGAAGCTCGCGGATTTCGGTAAGCAGAGTTGCAACCCTTATCCCATCCACTGA